A single genomic interval of Mangifera indica cultivar Alphonso chromosome 5, CATAS_Mindica_2.1, whole genome shotgun sequence harbors:
- the LOC123216369 gene encoding putative F-box protein At1g67623, which yields MALGRSESLDGRAKRANKAGTSMESLPKEMIVKVLALVASKSLTDLVNAKLSCKYLLEISEDDFIFEKVSIDKFRILPWWKMTNQVSMFLKRCEESGNPEWLYILGLHEFFSLSKTNYGLNCLKRAADKGHVKSSYIYSIILICCGGEQKEQGLKLLASLKRFRTTEFRMKIRQDFQRIWIRNIITIDPEQEEDFNSRSCNCLENWNGGSWEGEDAAASCCESCFCHREVEFFCQLLRNHYLFKQY from the coding sequence ATGGCGCTGGGAAGAAGTGAATCATTGGATGGAAGAGCAAAAAGAGCAAACAAAGCTGGTACTTCCATGGAATCTCTTCCCAAAGAGATGATTGTTAAGGTTCTTGCCCTTGTTGCCTCAAAATCATTAACTGATCTTGTTAATGCCAAATTGAGTTGTAAATATCTTCTTGAAATATCggaagatgatttcatctttgaGAAGGTATCCATTGACAAGTTTAGGATACTTCCTTGGTGGAAGATGACCAACCAAGTCTCCATGTTTTTAAAACGTTGCGAAGAGAGTGGAAATCCAGAATGGTTATACATATTAGGCCTGCACGAATTTTTCAGCTTGTCCAAAACAAATTATGGATTGAATTGTTTGAAGAGAGCTGCTGATAAAGGACACGTTAAGTCAAGCTATATTTACAGTATCATTCTTATATGTTGCGGGGGTGAGCAGAAGGAACAAGGTTTAAAGCTTTTAGCTTCTTTGAAGAGGTTTAGAACAACAGAGTTTAGAATGAAAATTAGACAGGATTTTCAGCGGATATGGATCCGTAATATCATAACCATTGATCCTgaacaagaagaagattttAATTCTAGGAGCTGCAACTGTTTGGAAAACTGGAATGGAGGGAGTTGGGAAGGAGAAGACGCTGCTGCTTCTTGTTGTGAATCATGTTTTTGCCATCGCGAAGTGGAGTTCTTCTGTCAATTGCTTAGGAATCATTATTTGTTCAAACAgtattag
- the LOC123217254 gene encoding protein Iojap-related, mitochondrial — protein sequence MWAALRYRFIHLPKSSVPWNQNVSFMSTVARTDEGLLNLQDVEKVLSDVRADDVKVIPVGKQCDWTDFMVVATGRSTWHVKNIAQALIYKAKLKQKEIGARRLMLPSVQGQETGKWVVIDSGKVIVHALDEKARAYYNLENLWTMETSKAEPAQDLEKAFLKVRPKNNSKKRPQTQRNV from the exons ATGTGGGCGGCTCTACGGTATCGTTTTATCCATCTCCCTAAATCGTCGGTGCCATGGAATCAGAACGTCTCTTTTATGTCAACTGTTGCGAGAACTGACGAAGGGTTACTGAATTTGCAAGATGTGGAGAAGGTTTTGAGTGATGTGAGAGCAGACGACGTTAAGGTTATACCGGTCGGGAAACAATGTGATTGGACGGATTTCATGGTGGTTGCCACTGGTAGGTCCACTTGGCACGTGAAGAACATCGCTCAAGCTCTTATTTACAAG GCTAAGCTAAAGCAGAAAGAGATTGGAGCTCGGCGATTAATGCTACCGAGTGTGCAAGGGCAAGAGACAGGAAAATGGGTTGTTATTGATTCTG GAAAAGTGATTGTTCATGCACTTGATGAAAAGGCCAGAGCTTACTACAATTTGGAAAATCTTTGGACCATGGAGACATCTAAAGCAGAACCTGCTCAG GATTTGGAAAAGGCTTTCTTGAAGGTTCGACCCAAGAATAATTCCAAAAAAAGGCCGCAGACACAGAGAAATGTTTAG